The nucleotide sequence gcaacattacctggtggctcgtGAACGCAATACCCCAACTAAAGTTTGATTCAATGGACAATTAACTCTAAAACAagcagaaatggttaacattgtTGATTGCAATAATTTTTAGTTACCGGAAAGCTTTGCTGAAAAAGGTAATGGAGCTGATACAAGCTGGGTGGAGTAAACCTTGTGATTTTTCATGCTGTTGGAAGAAAACTTATTGGAGATGTTGGGAAAGGGGAAAGTACATTGTTTGCATTACGTTATGTGGGTGGTGATGAGCTGATGTGAATGTGGAAGTTTAGCAATAGAGGAAAGAAAGTCTTGTACTTATAATATGCATTTCTTGAACTCCatcattccaaagtgctttgcaccCAAAGAAGctcctttgaagtgtagtcactgctgtaatattGGGAAAGTGGCAACCAATTTGGGCACGGCAAAGTTCCACCAAGCAACAACATGTTAATGATGGTGTTGGCCGAGGGATCAAGTGTTCCCAGTACCCTGCTCTCTGCCCTTCCTCCAAATGGTGTCATGAGATAACAGATGTGGCTGCAATTTAATCCCATATCCAGAAGATAGCATCTCTTATGGTGCAGAACTAGATTTGCAGCCTGAAATTTTCATCCTCTTGTCTCTGGACTGGGACAACCTAATGTTCTGAGGGTGATAGTGCCGTTAACTGAGTTGTGACCGACAACAGGATAAGGATGAAATGGAAGGAATTAGAGGAAGAATTGATCAGATATTTGGGGCTATGCAGAATATGAATGGTGATGTACCTGGTTGACCACATTGTCCATGTTGAAGGCAAGAatagaataggagcaggagtaggccactcccACTCAGCCTATCCCGCATTGATTTTTAACCAActgaccccttatcttgaaactgtgCCCCCCGTTTGAGATTCTGCCACAACTGAAAacctctcaatatctaccctgtcaagccctcttaaGATCTTGTAAATCAATAAGAGGGTTTCAATAAACCCTCATTCGTCTGAACTCCGAAGAATACAGACGTAATCTGTTTAGCCTCTTTTGATAGGAcaatcttctcatcccaggagttaacctggtgaatctttggattgtCTCCAATGTTACtttatcctttcttgggtaaggaaaccaaaactgtgcccAGTATTCCAGATTTGGActcactaacaccctgtacaattggaaCAAACTTCACCTATTTCAGAACTCCAACTCCTTTACAAATAATatttgtcttttatttctctgtgtTCCACAGGATTTGTGGGTCACAGTTATCTAGTAGTTCTCAGCACTCTTCTGTTCTCTTGTAAAAGTTGGTCGACTAGTTGTTCATTACTACTTTGAAAGTTCTCAATGTGACTGACGATCAAGTTAGAAGAAAATCATAATTTACAAATGCATTATCAACATTTTATTTGCTCTATCAAAACATTTGTTCAAGTATCTAATTACTAAGCCGACATGCAAACTTACAACAACATTTCTGTAGTTTATAAATGATTTAAATTACAGTTAAATGTCAGGGAAACCTTAAACTTATTTTTCCAGTTGTTGAGTTTTAAAAAGTACGATGTTATTAGTATGTTGTTTGTGAATTTTAAGAAGTGACCTGCCCTCAAATTAGTGAGCAATAGCTGAGATAAAAGTGAAAAataggtttatagaatcatacagcatggaaattgggcacttttggcccatcttgtctatgccgaccgtgatgtctatttacactaatcgcatttgcccacattaggcccttatccctcttcatctttcctatccaagtacctgtccaaatgccttttaactgttgCAATAGtagtatctgcctgcactgcctcctctggcaggttgttccaggtattcaccaccctctgtgtgaaaatcttttgcttcagatttactCAATttgttctcctctctcaccttaaacctgtgccctctagatccGGAtccccttgccctgggaaaaacgaTTCTGACTGTCTCTTGTATtgaagcccctcataattttataagcctctataagttCACCTTCAGCTTCCctcattccagtgagaataaacccagcctatataatctctctttataaatgCAGACTTCccttctaggcaacatcctggtgaatctcttctgcaccctctctattgagaccccatccttcctgtagtgtggtgaccagaactgtacacaatgctcacagtgtggtccaaccaatgttttgtacaactgcaacatgacaccccaactcttgtgctcagtgctctggcctatgaaggcaagcattccaaatgTCTCTTTCactacccgatccacctgtgttaccacttttagggagctatggacttgcaccccaaggtctctctgtacattaatgctcgtAAGTTCTCTGCTATTTGATGTAtacgtcctaccagaatttgagctcccaaagtgcatcacctcatacttgtctggattaaattccatctgccaccgctctgcccaattttccagctgatccatatccttctgtaaTCTTGGACGACAACCTTTGCTctctacgactccaccaatttttgtgttgcccGTAAACTGACTAATTGTACCCCCTATCTCCTGCTACCCTCCATatgaaggcacaagagattctgcagatgctggaatgtggagcaacacacgcaaaatgctggaggaactcagcaggtcagacagcatctatggagggaaatcaacagtcgacgttttgggccgagactccctcttcctttccagtcccgatgaagggtctcagcccgaaatgtcgactgttcatttccctccatagatgctgcctgacctgctgagttcctccagcattttgtgtgcatatGATCTTTCTTCCCAATTTATTTTGGGCTCTGAGAATAGGTTCCCTCCTGTCTCTCACTAACACACCAGTGGTAATCTACCGAGcaggacatctttgggatgcgggaggaaattgGGGAAATCTCACTACAGATGCAGCAATTCCAAATAGgtagctccagaggtcaggattgaacctgggtcactgggcactgagaggcagcagctttaccagctgcaccactgtgctgccctcctgTGACTGATTGTAATAATGCATTTGAGTGTGCTGGGCAGGAAAACATTACttaatgagtcctgatgaagggtcaaatGATTCAGCTGTTACTTTCTACCACCTGTGTGACGTATGCCCCTCTCTTCCtgtgctttctgtctctctgtcttgtGAACATCCAAGCCtttaaaatgaagacacagattctgcagatgctggagatctggaacagcacacacaaaatgctggaggaactcagcaggtcgggcagcacctatggaggacctgatgaagggtctcggcccgaaacgttgactgttcgtttccctttatagatgctgcctgacctgctgagttcctccaccattttgtgtgtgttgcaagccTTTAAAAAGTTGGCTTTGTGAATAATGACAAGTGAAAATAGTGTTTTGGTTAAAGCACAGTTCATCACAGTTAATACAGCTCAGTATTACTGAATAGGATCTTAAACTGTTTctttaacacattttaaaaaaaaagtatctgGATCAACTGATTGGAAGTTTGGTTGACTCTCTCTTGGGGTTAAGTGGGGTCTGACCTATGATTGGACAATTTGTACATGATCTCAGGAGAGTAAATATTTAATCTTTACGGAGCATACTCATTgggtaatatagcacagaaacgggctcgccgaatccatgctgaccgtcaaattaattctgcactaatcctattttattttccctgcattcctatcaactctccccagattttgcTTCTCACCTACGCACTGGGGATAATTTCCAGTAGCCTATTAactcccaacctgcacatctttgggatgttggggggAGCCCCCGTGGTCAAACTCCATAGAGAAAGGACTGGGAGGACAGGACTGAGGCATCGCTGTGCCACACACTATAATTCTCTAAAGTGGGATAGGATGCACAATCTCTTGCTGTTGATGTGAAAGATCAGTGCACGAAATGTGATGCATTAACAGGCACGCTAATCTCATTGGGCGCCATAACTTTTTTATCCAGACCTAACTTTGACCTAAATGCCttgcaaaacagaaaatagatAACCGGATCAAAGCATGCATTGAGTGTTGACAGTAAGAGGGAAGCCTCTTTAGTGTGGTATAAAACTCTTTGCCAATagcagtctgaaataaaatctgtctGGCTTAATAAGTAAGGAAACTTTACGATGTGGTAGGgtacaaaacaaataaagaacACAGCAAGCAGGATTAGAATGTTGTTCTTTGCCCTGGCTTGCTTCTTCAGGGACCGCGAAGAAGGTGACAAGTGGAGCTGACTTGAAATCTGTAAGTAACAGTAACAAACTCCTGCTAACACAAAGAAAAACATGACCAAGCCTACAATGTGGGTAAACAAATATATAGCCTTCTGTTCCTTCCCAACTTTCAAACAGATGTGAGTGCTAACTTGTTGCGGGTTGTCAGCCAAGTTCATCAGAATAATAAACAGTATTCCAAGGAGGAGGAGAACACACCAGGTTCCCAGAGAGAGACGCTTAGCAGTCTTCAGGTTTTGAAATGCTAGACTGTTGAGAGGTCTGACGATCTTGAGGTATCTGGTGGCTGCAATGTAAGCCAGAAATAGAACACTGGAGTACATGTTCAAATAGAAATTGCACGCTATAAAGCCGCAGTAAATTTTGTTCAGGTGTGGGGAGAATTTGCTGTCTTTGAGGATCTTTATTGGTAGCGAGAGGACCAGCAAGCTGTCGGCTATGACGAGGTTCTTCAGGTAGAAGATGATGGTGTTGGTACTGGGGATGTGACAGAAGTACACCCAGGATGCAAGACCATTGAGACTGAGTCCAATTGTACAAATAATTGTATAGGCAATGATCTTAAATGTTATAAAACCTTCCAATGTAAAGTTGCAGTCAGAGGTAGTGAAATTGGTTGACGTTGTTCTGTTTGGAACTGGGTAGATTTCTTTTGAAGTTGCCATAGGTACACCTGCATGTTGATGGTGGAACAGGTTGGTTAGTTTAAGATTTTGccacagtgaaataaatcctAGCGCCACTGATCAGATTGTGTGAGGCAATAATACTCTTACTTCCATGCAACATGAGCGACTATTTGACCTGTTGAAATTATGCTTGCTCTCAGCACTCccatcatagaaccataggacactacagcacactttattctgctagtctcattgacctgcacccagtccataaccctccagacctctcctgtccatgtatctatccaatttattcttaaaacttaagagtgagcctgcatttaccacgtcagatggcagcctgttccacactcccaccactacctgagtgaagaagttccctctaaacctttcccctttcaccctaaagccatgtcctctcgtacttatctctcctaatctaggtggaaagagccgactcgcatttactctgtctatacccctcataattttgtaaacctctttcaaatctcccctcattcttttacggtctaaggaataaagtcttaacctgttcaatctttccctgtaactcaactcctgaagacctggtaACGTTCTAGTAAATCCCATTTCCCCCTGTtaatttccctgtaatccattctctctcacgtgctcaCCATCTCCTCTCTGATTCTCCAATGAATTaccagggggaatttacagcggccaagtaATCTACCAGCCAGCACCTCTtagggaggaaacttgagcaactgggggaaacccacacagttgcagggagaatgtgcattgCACAggtacagcaccagagatcaggattgaagccaggttgctggagctgtgaggctgcagcacttGCATTGGGCAGCACACTGGGGCAGCAGTTGCCTGAACCAAGCCAAGAGCAAGGGGGATAAGCAACTGAGGTGACATACATTTAAAGTAGTAACATTTCTCAGTTTTGAGATTATTTACaacacatttatttttgtaaacccTGCAGTGGTGGTGATACTCATGCACACATAATAACTTTCAGCTGTTAACAACTTTAAAACCGAAAAGCAGTGGTTATTTTTACGAAagagaacattttaaattaagaagTACTGCATATCGCTGGTTCTGCACTGAGCTATGTAGATAGGGAAGGCTCTAGCAGCTATTGTGCAGACAGCTGATCCCTCAGCAAGCACCAGTAACataaaacagtatagcacaaaaacagaccctttggcccacaatgaacTTGCTAACCATGatgttaaattaaactaatcccatctgcctgcataagaTCTATACCCTTCCATACCCTgcatgttcatctgcctgtctaaatgcctcttaaacaccactatcatgtctgtttCTACCACATCCCCTGAcatcatgttccaggcacctaccactctgtgtaaacaaaaacttgccccacacatcatctttaaaccttccctctctcaccttaaatctatgacctgaCACGGCCAGTCTCAATAATTGTGGCAGATCATCCATGTTGCAGGAGGGCATGTAAAAGGTGCTTTCCCTTCTTGTGGTCGAAGACGCTGTTTCAAGGAGACAGGGAAGATATGAGGGGATGAGTGGCCTCTATCTGTGAAGGAGGATTCTGCAAATATGCATCTTCAACAGGAGAATTTTGAGGATGTGGGAAACCAAACTGTCGTTCTGCTGTTTGAAAAGCAGTTTACTAATTCTTAGAAGTTTTGCCTGTTTAAGAAACTGTTTATACTTCTTgatgtctcggtaaagcagccagcataatcaaagaccccacccaccccggatattctctcttcccccttcccattgggcggaagctacaaaagcctaaaagcacataccaccaggctcgaggtcagcttttatcctgctgttgtaagactattgaatggttccctagtatgataagatagactcttgacctcacaatctacctcgttatgaccttgcaccttattgtctacctgcactgcacttcctctgcagctgtgacactttattctgcattctgttattgttttaccttgtaccacctcaatgcactgttgtaatgaataattgatctgtatgaatggtatacaagacaaatttttcactctaccttcgaacatgtgacaataataaaccaatttaccaaaactgCCCCCTAATTTCCTTGTTAACTGAATTACTTCATTTAATTTGTCCAAATTTCTTGGAGCCATGGGTAGCTCATAACTTCTTCACCGCTTGGTGTGCATATGTTTATAGAAGGTGGCATTCCAGTTGTAGATCCCACAATCCTTGCAGAGAACCACATGAAGAGTGGTGTCAGATACTTGGCTTATAACACTGTATTCCCAGGTTGTCTATCTACTCTCCCTGAGCCAGATCCAATGGCAGCAGCCAGGTCATGTCACCATTTGTTTGCTTTGCTGCAAATGAAACATAAATATCTAGATTATTTAACTAATTCTTCCATTTCAGTATATTTCAGAAATTAACAAAATTCAGTTCAGGGTATTGGGTGAATAACTTTGGCTGATATTCAACCCTTGTTCTCAAAGAAAAATCTCGAACTACAAAattagaagacacaagagatgctggaatctgcggaaacaaacaacctgctggaggaactggactGGTTCTGGACTGAGTCCTGATTGCAGGTTCTTGAcgcaaaacatcgacaattcctttccccctcgctgctgctgctgctcgacccacagagttcctcaagcagactgtttgttgctcctgaattAGAACATGGGCCACCTTGGGCATCCTGTTCACCTCAACTGTTTCTGTTCCTCCTTGCCTCTACCAAACTTCAGAGGGAGTCTGTAGGTTGCTTCCTCTAGTCAAGCTGAGCAACTGATT is from Pristis pectinata isolate sPriPec2 chromosome 6, sPriPec2.1.pri, whole genome shotgun sequence and encodes:
- the LOC127571947 gene encoding P2Y purinoceptor 14-like; its protein translation is MATSKEIYPVPNRTTSTNFTTSDCNFTLEGFITFKIIAYTIICTIGLSLNGLASWVYFCHIPSTNTIIFYLKNLVIADSLLVLSLPIKILKDSKFSPHLNKIYCGFIACNFYLNMYSSVLFLAYIAATRYLKIVRPLNSLAFQNLKTAKRLSLGTWCVLLLLGILFIILMNLADNPQQVSTHICLKVGKEQKAIYLFTHIVGLVMFFFVLAGVCYCYLQISSQLHLSPSSRSLKKQARAKNNILILLAVFFICFVPYHIVKFPYLLSQTDFISDCYWQRVLYHTKEASLLLSTLNACFDPVIYFLFCKAFRSKLGLDKKVMAPNEISVPVNASHFVH